A window from Fusobacterium sp. encodes these proteins:
- the dapA gene encoding 4-hydroxy-tetrahydrodipicolinate synthase, whose product MKNVEIKGVIVPLLTPMNADETINEKELRNQVNHQIESGIHALFPLGTNGEAYILSREEKEQILKIVVDEAKGRVPVYGGTGCVSTKETIELSQKAKEIGIDVLSIITPSFAAASQDELYEHYREVAEAVDLPIVLYNIPARTGNALTPATVEKLSKIPNIVGVKDSSGNFDNMLQYIEKTRYRKDFAVLSGNDSLILWCLLAGGRGGIAGCANVFPSTMASIYDTFVAGDLEKAREIQDSIRSFRDCFKFGNPNTIVKTAVSLLGYPVGKCRKPFCQVPEAGIDAIKKVLEANAAKGMK is encoded by the coding sequence ATGAAAAATGTAGAAATAAAAGGAGTTATAGTTCCTTTATTAACTCCTATGAATGCAGATGAAACAATAAATGAGAAAGAATTAAGGAACCAAGTAAATCACCAGATTGAATCAGGAATACATGCATTATTTCCTCTTGGAACAAATGGAGAAGCTTACATATTAAGCCGTGAAGAAAAAGAACAGATTTTAAAAATAGTAGTAGATGAAGCAAAAGGAAGAGTTCCAGTTTATGGGGGAACTGGTTGTGTAAGTACAAAGGAAACAATAGAATTATCTCAAAAAGCTAAAGAGATAGGAATAGATGTTCTTTCTATTATCACTCCATCTTTTGCTGCTGCATCTCAAGATGAACTTTATGAACACTATAGAGAAGTAGCTGAAGCTGTAGATCTTCCAATAGTTCTATATAATATTCCTGCAAGAACAGGAAATGCTTTAACTCCTGCTACAGTAGAAAAATTAAGTAAAATCCCTAATATAGTTGGAGTAAAAGACAGCAGCGGAAACTTTGATAATATGCTTCAATATATAGAAAAAACAAGATACAGAAAAGATTTCGCTGTATTGTCAGGAAATGATTCTCTTATCTTATGGTGCCTTTTAGCTGGAGGAAGAGGAGGAATAGCTGGTTGTGCTAATGTTTTCCCTTCTACAATGGCTTCTATCTATGACACTTTTGTAGCTGGAGATTTAGAAAAAGCAAGAGAAATTCAAGATAGTATCCGTTCTTTCAGAGATTGTTTTAAATTTGGAAATCCAAATACAATTGTAAAAACAGCTGTATCTCTTCTTGGATATCCTGTTGGAAAATGCAGAAAACCTTTCTGTCAGGTTCCAGAAGCTGGAATAGATGCTATCAAAAAAGTTCTTGAAGCAAATGCTGCAAAAGGAATGAAATAA
- a CDS encoding YgiQ family radical SAM protein, giving the protein MFLPTTMEEVRKLGWDSLDIILISGDTYIDSSYNGSALIGKWLYKHGFKVGIIAQPDINSDKDITRLGEPNLYWAVSAGCVDSMVANYTATKKKRKSDDFTPGGENTRRPDRASIIYTNLIKRFFKNGNVLVVLGGIEASLRRITHYDYWSNNLRRPLIFDAKADILSYGMGEKSMLSLAQALKGGREWRNIRGLSYIAKEKKDSYLELPSFEECVRDKKEFAKAFDIFYHNCDPITAKGLYQLCGDRYLIQNPPSENFTSEELDDIYSMDFKRDVHPYYKAMGEVRALDTIRTSVTTHRGCYGECNFCAIAIHQGRTVISRSQDSIVEEVKGIASAPKFKGYIADVGGPTANMYDVECSKKLKLGACQDKRCLYPHKCPALKIDHNSQIELLDKLKKIDKIKKIFIASGIRYDMILDDKRNGQIYLEEIIKDHVSGQMKIAPEHTEDKVLALMGKQGKAPLKEFKEKFYKINNKLGKKQFLTYYLIAAHPGCDEKDMLDLRRFASSELRINPEQVQVFTPTPSTYSTLMYYTEINPFTNKKLFVEKDNGKKQKQKDILIPRENNNKRR; this is encoded by the coding sequence ATGTTTTTGCCTACAACAATGGAAGAAGTAAGAAAATTAGGATGGGATTCTCTGGATATAATATTAATATCTGGTGATACATATATAGATTCTTCCTATAATGGAAGTGCATTGATAGGAAAATGGTTATACAAACATGGATTTAAAGTTGGAATAATAGCTCAGCCAGATATCAATAGTGATAAAGATATCACAAGACTGGGAGAACCCAATTTATATTGGGCAGTTTCAGCAGGATGTGTAGATTCTATGGTGGCCAACTATACAGCAACAAAAAAGAAAAGAAAAAGTGACGACTTTACTCCAGGAGGAGAAAATACAAGAAGACCAGATAGAGCTTCAATTATATATACTAACCTTATAAAAAGATTTTTTAAAAATGGAAATGTTCTTGTAGTTTTAGGAGGAATCGAAGCAAGTTTGAGAAGAATAACTCATTATGATTATTGGAGTAATAATTTGAGAAGACCTTTGATATTCGATGCAAAGGCAGATATTCTTTCTTATGGTATGGGAGAAAAATCTATGTTGTCTTTAGCTCAGGCACTGAAAGGTGGAAGAGAGTGGAGAAATATAAGAGGATTAAGTTATATAGCTAAAGAAAAAAAAGACAGCTATTTGGAGCTGCCATCTTTTGAAGAGTGTGTAAGGGACAAGAAGGAGTTTGCAAAAGCTTTTGATATATTCTATCACAACTGTGATCCAATTACCGCCAAAGGATTATATCAGCTTTGTGGAGATAGGTATTTGATACAGAATCCTCCAAGTGAAAACTTTACTTCTGAGGAATTGGATGATATTTATTCTATGGATTTTAAAAGAGATGTACACCCTTATTACAAAGCTATGGGAGAAGTGAGGGCTTTAGATACTATAAGAACTTCTGTGACAACTCATAGAGGTTGCTATGGAGAGTGTAATTTCTGTGCAATAGCTATCCATCAAGGAAGAACAGTTATATCAAGAAGTCAGGATTCCATTGTAGAAGAAGTAAAAGGGATAGCCTCTGCTCCTAAGTTTAAAGGATATATAGCAGATGTTGGAGGTCCCACTGCTAATATGTATGATGTGGAATGCAGCAAGAAATTAAAGCTGGGAGCTTGTCAGGATAAGAGATGCCTTTATCCACATAAATGTCCAGCATTGAAAATAGATCATAATAGTCAGATAGAACTTTTAGATAAATTAAAAAAGATTGATAAAATCAAAAAAATATTTATTGCATCTGGAATAAGATATGATATGATTTTAGATGATAAAAGAAATGGACAGATATACCTTGAAGAAATAATCAAAGATCATGTATCTGGACAGATGAAAATAGCTCCTGAACATACAGAGGATAAAGTTTTAGCTCTTATGGGAAAGCAGGGAAAAGCTCCTCTGAAAGAATTTAAAGAAAAGTTTTATAAAATAAACAATAAATTAGGAAAAAAACAGTTTTTAACTTATTATTTAATAGCAGCTCATCCAGGGTGTGATGAAAAAGATATGCTTGATCTGAGAAGATTTGCCTCATCTGAACTAAGGATAAATCCAGAACAGGTACAAGTATTTACCCCTACACCATCTACATATTCTACACTTATGTATTACACAGAAATAAATCCTTTTACAAATAAAAAACTTTTTGTAGAAAAAGATAATGGAAAGAAGCAAAAACAAAAGGATATTTTAATTCCTAGAGAAAATAATAATAAGAGAAGATAA
- a CDS encoding VOC family protein, with product MNFTFNHFNFNIFNLPRSLKFYEEALGLKEVRRKEAEDGSFVLVYLGDGKTDFSLELTWMRDREEPYDLGDEEFHLALVTDDYEAAYKKHKEMGCIAFENPAMGIYFVTDPDGYWIEIVPKR from the coding sequence ATGAACTTTACATTTAACCACTTTAATTTTAATATTTTTAATCTGCCTAGAAGTTTAAAATTCTATGAAGAAGCTCTTGGACTTAAAGAAGTAAGAAGAAAAGAAGCAGAAGATGGCAGTTTTGTTCTTGTATATTTAGGAGATGGAAAAACTGACTTCTCTTTGGAATTGACTTGGATGAGAGATAGGGAGGAACCTTATGATCTTGGAGATGAGGAATTTCATTTGGCTCTAGTTACTGATGATTATGAGGCTGCTTATAAAAAACATAAAGAGATGGGATGTATAGCTTTTGAAAACCCTGCTATGGGAATCTATTTTGTAACTGATCCTGATGGATACTGGATAGAAATAGTCCCTAAAAGATAA
- a CDS encoding DEAD/DEAH box helicase family protein: MGNFDFLKNDFKDLYEECREAEENSYVKPRTSVFYSRRALEFCVILIFKFEKIIKPYGDQLKDLINNFKFRELFEEKGQLDSLHFIRKIGNTAVHDSKVIDYEIALECLKILYDLTNWIGYCYGSLENDEIKFNEDLIFKGIVKNEDDDEFNYENDEIEKNIEKIKEIPKKKHNTPVQRKNTDEITTRIKYIDVMLRKAGWKLEEKNVKEYEINGISTNKSGKGKIDYVLWGDKGYPLAVIEAKRTIRDAKVGRHQVLEYAEAVEKDFGFFPVRFCTNGFETFIYENKESVDRRIYGFYRKEELIRIISRRENQNNEKIMLESIDHSIANRDYQIRAVTKVLENFSSGNRKALLVMATGSGKTRVAVSIVNALSKLNMINRTLFLADRVALVNQAMNSFKKFLPDFTLCNLVAEKNRENVKVLFSTYQTMASEVEKLRSDGTNKYGIGNFDLIIVDEAHRSIYQKYGDIFEYFDSLLLGLTATPKEELDRNTFSVFGVKTKEPTDSYDLFEAAEKGHLVLPKVKEIILNYPENGIVYSKLSEEDKEKYESLFDEEETIAEEIDGDSINSWFFNEGTTKEVIYRLMEEGYKIEGGDKLGKTIIFAKNDRHADHIVEIFNGMYRKNGDFCQKITTKIEKVQDLIDRFSNPKSMPQIAVSVDMLDTGIDIPEILNLVFYKKIRSKSKFWQMIGRGTRKCPNIFGLGDDKKDFLIFDFCGNFSYFELEDNFDKADPKISESLTSRIFSKKVRLIQKLQNLEYQMNDNYSNLWKELVESVYNSIDSLNEENISVKIKIPYVKKYKDKEKILQLSEKEVEEMIEHLRKLPFEIDSNNEKEKKFENLILESQLKLAEEKDIKKEKEEIQEMAKALTKKGNINHIKENAGEILKIIKDKDYIENLDILDLENIKDKIKPLVVYLESEHIKKIKFGDFEDSTISIADKDINFMRYESYDLKTKFQQYLEENKDKLAIKKLRFNQPLDKVDLTQLKDLLYKNEEVSFIDLKKEYSGELKKISEQYKIENPLGLFLRSLIGLEQEALNREFSNFLDRERFNGNQIELIEMVIKNFVRNGAYDKKELPKISQRIIGISLAELFPKREDLVKISFIIDKINNNTEIPNIKL, from the coding sequence ATGGGTAATTTTGATTTTCTGAAAAATGACTTTAAAGATTTATATGAGGAATGTAGAGAGGCAGAAGAAAATAGTTATGTAAAACCAAGGACAAGTGTTTTTTATTCCAGAAGAGCACTTGAATTTTGTGTTATCTTAATTTTTAAGTTTGAAAAAATAATAAAACCATATGGAGATCAATTAAAAGATTTAATAAATAATTTTAAATTCAGAGAATTATTTGAAGAAAAAGGGCAATTGGATTCTCTGCATTTTATAAGAAAAATTGGAAACACAGCAGTACATGATAGTAAGGTTATAGATTATGAAATAGCATTGGAATGTTTAAAAATTTTGTATGATCTAACAAATTGGATTGGATATTGCTATGGTTCTTTAGAAAATGATGAAATAAAATTTAATGAAGATTTAATTTTTAAAGGTATTGTTAAAAATGAAGATGATGATGAATTTAATTATGAAAATGATGAAATTGAAAAGAATATAGAGAAAATAAAAGAAATTCCAAAGAAAAAACATAATACTCCAGTGCAAAGAAAAAATACAGATGAAATTACAACAAGAATAAAATATATTGATGTAATGCTTAGAAAAGCAGGATGGAAATTAGAAGAAAAAAATGTAAAAGAATATGAAATTAATGGAATATCTACTAATAAAAGTGGAAAAGGGAAAATTGACTATGTCTTATGGGGAGATAAGGGGTATCCTTTAGCAGTAATAGAAGCTAAAAGGACTATTCGTGATGCAAAAGTAGGAAGACATCAGGTATTAGAGTATGCTGAAGCAGTGGAAAAAGATTTTGGTTTTTTTCCAGTGAGATTTTGCACAAATGGTTTTGAAACTTTTATCTATGAAAATAAAGAATCTGTTGATAGAAGGATTTATGGTTTTTATAGAAAAGAAGAACTTATAAGAATTATAAGCAGAAGAGAAAATCAAAATAATGAAAAAATAATGCTGGAATCTATTGATCATAGTATAGCAAATAGAGATTATCAGATAAGAGCAGTAACTAAAGTATTAGAAAACTTTAGTAGTGGAAATAGAAAAGCTCTCCTAGTAATGGCTACAGGATCAGGAAAAACAAGAGTAGCTGTATCAATAGTAAATGCTCTATCAAAATTGAATATGATAAATAGAACTTTATTTTTAGCAGATAGGGTGGCTTTAGTTAATCAAGCAATGAATAGCTTTAAAAAATTTCTTCCAGATTTTACTTTATGTAATTTAGTAGCAGAAAAAAATAGAGAGAATGTAAAAGTTCTTTTTTCAACTTATCAAACAATGGCTTCAGAAGTTGAAAAATTAAGAAGTGATGGAACAAATAAATATGGAATTGGAAATTTCGATTTGATAATAGTAGATGAAGCTCATAGAAGTATATACCAAAAATATGGAGATATTTTTGAATACTTTGACAGTCTTCTTCTAGGATTGACTGCAACTCCAAAGGAAGAGCTAGATAGAAATACATTTAGTGTTTTTGGAGTAAAAACAAAAGAACCAACAGATTCATATGATTTGTTTGAAGCAGCAGAAAAAGGCCATTTAGTTTTACCAAAGGTAAAGGAAATTATTCTTAATTACCCTGAAAATGGAATAGTATATAGTAAATTATCTGAAGAAGATAAGGAAAAATATGAGAGTCTTTTTGATGAAGAAGAAACAATTGCTGAAGAGATAGATGGAGATAGTATAAATAGCTGGTTTTTTAATGAGGGAACAACAAAAGAAGTTATTTATAGATTGATGGAAGAAGGATATAAAATAGAAGGTGGGGATAAACTAGGAAAGACAATAATTTTTGCTAAAAATGATCGTCATGCAGATCATATAGTAGAAATTTTTAATGGAATGTATAGAAAAAATGGGGATTTTTGTCAAAAAATAACTACTAAAATAGAAAAAGTTCAGGATTTAATAGATAGATTTTCTAATCCTAAATCTATGCCTCAAATAGCTGTATCAGTTGATATGTTAGATACAGGAATAGATATTCCTGAAATATTAAACCTTGTATTCTATAAAAAAATAAGATCAAAATCTAAGTTCTGGCAGATGATTGGTAGAGGAACTAGAAAATGTCCAAATATTTTTGGATTAGGAGATGATAAAAAAGATTTTCTAATTTTTGATTTTTGTGGAAACTTTTCATATTTTGAGTTGGAAGATAATTTTGATAAAGCTGATCCTAAAATTTCAGAAAGTTTAACAAGTAGAATTTTTTCTAAAAAGGTAAGACTAATTCAAAAGCTGCAGAATTTAGAATATCAAATGAATGATAATTATAGTAATCTTTGGAAAGAACTTGTAGAATCAGTTTATAACAGTATAGATTCTTTGAATGAAGAAAATATATCTGTGAAAATTAAAATTCCATATGTAAAAAAATATAAAGACAAAGAAAAGATTTTACAATTAAGTGAAAAAGAAGTTGAAGAAATGATAGAGCATCTAAGAAAACTTCCTTTTGAAATTGATAGTAATAATGAAAAAGAGAAAAAATTTGAGAACCTTATATTAGAATCACAATTAAAATTAGCAGAAGAAAAGGATATAAAAAAAGAAAAAGAAGAAATTCAAGAGATGGCAAAAGCTTTAACAAAAAAAGGAAATATAAACCATATAAAAGAAAATGCAGGAGAAATATTAAAAATAATTAAAGATAAAGATTATATAGAAAATTTAGATATATTAGATTTGGAAAACATTAAAGATAAAATAAAACCACTTGTTGTGTATTTAGAGTCAGAACATATTAAAAAAATAAAATTTGGAGATTTTGAAGATAGTACAATAAGCATTGCAGATAAAGATATTAATTTTATGAGATATGAAAGTTATGATTTGAAAACAAAATTTCAACAATATCTTGAAGAGAATAAAGATAAGCTTGCAATAAAAAAATTAAGATTCAATCAACCATTGGATAAAGTTGATCTCACTCAATTAAAAGATCTCTTATATAAAAATGAAGAAGTTAGTTTTATAGATTTGAAAAAAGAATATTCAGGAGAATTGAAGAAAATAAGTGAACAATATAAAATTGAAAATCCTTTAGGGCTTTTCCTACGTTCTCTTATTGGTTTAGAGCAAGAAGCATTAAACAGAGAATTTTCTAATTTTTTAGATAGAGAAAGATTTAATGGAAACCAGATTGAGTTAATTGAAATGGTAATAAAGAATTTTGTAAGAAATGGAGCTTATGATAAAAAAGAATTACCAAAGATATCACAAAGAATAATAGGAATATCATTAGCAGAACTTTTTCCTAAGAGAGAAGATTTAGTAAAAATTAGTTTTATAATAGATAAAATTAATAATAACACAGAGATTCCAAATATAAAACTATAA
- the der gene encoding ribosome biogenesis GTPase Der, with protein sequence MKPIVAIVGRPNVGKSTLFNNLVGDRIAIVDDMPGVTRDRLYRETEWNGVEFVVVDTGGLEPRNNEFMMTKIKEQAEVAMNEADVILFVVDGKSGVNPLDEEIAYILRKKQKPIILCVNKIDNFLQQQDDVYDFWGLGFEHLIPVSGAHKVNLGDMLDMVTEMIEKIDLPEEEEDVLKLAIIGKPNAGKSSLVNRLSGEERTIVSDIAGTTRDAIDTIVQYKDNKYMIIDTAGIRRKSKVEESLEYYSVLRAIKTIKRADVCILMLDGKEGLTEQDKRIAGIAAEELKPIVVVVNKWDLVDKNKVSMKSMKEELYAELPFLSYAPIEFVSALTGQRTTKILEISDTIYEEYTKRISTGILNTVLKEAVLMNNPPTRKGRVVKINYATQVSTAPPKFVLFCNYPELIHFSYARYIENKFREAFGFDGSPILISFEKKNAEKD encoded by the coding sequence ATGAAGCCTATTGTTGCAATCGTAGGAAGACCAAATGTTGGAAAATCAACACTTTTTAATAATCTGGTTGGAGACAGAATAGCTATAGTTGATGACATGCCAGGTGTTACAAGAGATAGACTATATAGAGAAACAGAATGGAATGGAGTGGAATTTGTTGTTGTAGATACTGGAGGTCTTGAACCAAGAAATAATGAATTTATGATGACAAAAATAAAGGAACAGGCAGAAGTTGCTATGAATGAAGCTGATGTTATTCTTTTTGTAGTTGATGGAAAATCAGGAGTTAATCCTCTTGATGAAGAGATAGCATATATTCTTAGAAAAAAACAAAAGCCTATCATCTTATGTGTAAATAAAATTGATAATTTCCTTCAGCAGCAAGATGATGTTTATGATTTTTGGGGACTTGGATTTGAACATCTCATCCCAGTTTCAGGAGCACATAAGGTAAATCTTGGAGATATGCTGGATATGGTAACTGAAATGATAGAAAAAATTGACTTGCCAGAAGAGGAAGAAGATGTCTTGAAACTTGCTATCATAGGAAAACCAAATGCAGGAAAATCTTCATTGGTAAATAGACTGTCTGGAGAAGAAAGAACTATTGTAAGTGACATAGCAGGAACTACAAGAGATGCTATTGATACCATAGTTCAATATAAAGATAATAAATATATGATAATTGATACTGCTGGTATCAGAAGAAAATCAAAAGTTGAAGAAAGTCTTGAGTATTACTCTGTATTGAGAGCTATCAAGACTATAAAAAGAGCAGATGTATGTATTCTTATGCTTGATGGAAAAGAGGGACTTACTGAGCAGGACAAAAGGATAGCAGGAATAGCTGCTGAAGAACTTAAACCAATAGTTGTAGTAGTTAATAAATGGGACTTAGTAGATAAAAATAAAGTTTCTATGAAAAGTATGAAAGAAGAGCTTTATGCAGAACTTCCATTTTTATCATATGCTCCTATAGAGTTTGTTTCAGCTCTTACAGGGCAGAGAACTACAAAAATACTTGAAATATCAGATACAATTTATGAGGAATATACAAAGAGAATATCTACAGGTATTCTAAATACAGTATTGAAAGAAGCTGTATTGATGAATAACCCACCTACTAGAAAAGGTAGGGTAGTAAAAATCAATTATGCTACACAAGTTTCAACTGCACCACCTAAATTTGTACTATTCTGTAATTATCCAGAACTAATTCATTTCTCATATGCCAGATATATTGAGAATAAATTCAGAGAGGCATTTGGATTTGATGGGTCACCTATTCTTATCAGCTTTGAAAAAAAGAATGCAGAAAAAGACTAG
- a CDS encoding four-carbon acid sugar kinase family protein, protein MKLVIIADDLTGALDTGVQFSKKNMSAIVTTDLNFNFEEISKETDVIVIDTESRHIPADEAKERVKSVLSKFDKEKIKFFYKKTDSTLRGNIGSEIEGFMEGLNINEVSFIPAFPLGKRTVKDGILYVDNIKLAETQFAMDILNPVTESFIPDIINKQSEIKAKVKDINEDFDPQDEKEKHIYIFDSENMEDMKNIGKVLYNKNKLNYTIGNAGFAEVLTHYIKSDTKKEDIIFHDDRILFVCGSVNITSLKQCKYAEKIGYCSDSLKFSNIISEDYKSSDNYITDKEYLKEKINNNKKFLLRTSDSEDVIKKAIEYTEKNSISMEELTSNIANSTGQLVSDLIREHEIKNLIIFGGDTLMGILKNIGCQYVIPISEIFPGVVFTRAVGKNTVINVITKAGGFGEESIIERINEFLEKHNI, encoded by the coding sequence ATGAAGCTTGTAATTATTGCTGATGATTTAACTGGTGCTTTAGATACAGGAGTTCAATTTTCTAAAAAAAATATGTCTGCTATTGTTACAACTGACTTAAATTTTAATTTTGAGGAAATCTCTAAAGAAACAGATGTAATAGTCATTGATACTGAAAGCAGACATATTCCTGCTGATGAAGCTAAGGAAAGAGTAAAATCTGTCCTTTCTAAATTTGATAAAGAAAAAATAAAATTCTTCTACAAGAAAACTGATTCCACTTTAAGAGGGAATATAGGAAGTGAAATAGAAGGTTTTATGGAAGGCTTAAATATTAATGAAGTCTCATTTATACCTGCTTTCCCATTAGGAAAGAGAACTGTAAAAGATGGAATACTTTATGTAGATAATATAAAATTAGCAGAAACTCAATTTGCTATGGATATATTAAATCCAGTAACTGAAAGTTTTATCCCTGATATAATAAACAAACAATCAGAAATAAAAGCAAAAGTTAAAGATATAAATGAAGATTTTGATCCACAAGATGAGAAAGAAAAACATATCTATATTTTTGATTCTGAAAATATGGAAGATATGAAAAATATTGGAAAAGTTTTGTATAATAAAAATAAATTGAATTATACTATTGGAAATGCTGGATTTGCAGAAGTTCTTACTCACTATATCAAGAGTGATACTAAAAAAGAGGATATTATTTTCCATGATGACAGAATTCTTTTTGTATGTGGAAGTGTAAATATTACATCTCTTAAACAATGCAAATATGCAGAAAAAATAGGTTATTGTTCAGATAGCCTGAAATTCAGCAATATAATTTCAGAGGACTATAAAAGTTCTGACAATTACATAACTGATAAAGAATATCTTAAGGAAAAGATTAATAATAATAAAAAATTCCTTTTAAGAACTTCTGACTCAGAAGATGTAATAAAAAAAGCTATTGAATACACAGAAAAAAACAGTATCTCCATGGAAGAATTAACATCTAATATAGCAAACAGTACAGGACAACTTGTTTCTGATTTGATAAGGGAACATGAGATAAAGAATCTAATAATTTTTGGTGGAGATACTCTTATGGGTATCCTAAAAAATATAGGATGTCAATATGTAATCCCTATCAGTGAAATCTTTCCAGGTGTAGTATTTACTAGAGCAGTAGGAAAAAATACTGTTATAAATGTCATTACTAAAGCTGGTGGATTTGGAGAAGAAAGCATTATAGAGAGAATCAATGAATTTTTAGAAAAACATAATATTTAA
- the xerA gene encoding site-specific tyrosine recombinase/integron integrase, whose translation MVDTLILEIKQDMAAVLTNGQLEHLNNVLVHYLYNLEIRKKDGITEEKEEQNEGLLKNFLSAKHVEGCSKKSLKYYSATIKNMLNKIDKSLKHITTNDLREYLDKYQRDGNTSKVTIDNIRRIFSSFFSWLEEEDHILKSPVRRIHKVKTGTVVKETYTDEAMEVMRDSCRSLRDLAIIDILSSTGMRVGELVKLNIEDIDFEGRECIVFGKGDKERKVYFDARTKIHLSNYLKSREDRNPALFVSLLKPYKRLQISGVEIMLRQLGKKLNISKVHPHKFRRTLATKAIDKGMPIEQVQQLLGHQKIDTTLQYAMVSQNNVKISHRKYIS comes from the coding sequence ATGGTAGATACTTTGATTCTAGAGATTAAACAAGATATGGCAGCAGTTTTGACAAATGGGCAGTTAGAACACTTAAATAATGTATTAGTACATTATTTGTACAATCTGGAGATAAGGAAAAAAGATGGAATAACAGAAGAAAAAGAGGAACAAAATGAAGGATTGCTTAAAAATTTTTTATCAGCAAAGCATGTAGAAGGTTGTTCTAAAAAATCATTAAAATATTACAGTGCAACAATAAAAAATATGCTAAATAAGATTGATAAATCTTTAAAGCATATTACTACCAATGATTTGAGAGAATATTTAGACAAATATCAAAGAGATGGAAATACAAGCAAGGTAACAATTGATAATATAAGGAGAATATTTTCAAGTTTCTTTTCTTGGTTAGAAGAAGAGGATCATATTTTGAAAAGTCCTGTAAGACGTATACATAAAGTGAAAACAGGAACTGTGGTAAAAGAGACATATACTGACGAAGCAATGGAAGTAATGAGAGATTCATGTAGATCTCTTAGAGATTTGGCTATTATTGATATTCTTTCATCAACTGGGATGAGAGTAGGGGAGCTTGTAAAATTAAATATAGAAGATATTGATTTCGAAGGAAGAGAATGTATAGTTTTTGGAAAGGGAGATAAAGAAAGAAAAGTATATTTTGATGCTAGAACTAAAATTCATTTATCTAACTATCTTAAAAGCAGAGAGGATAGGAATCCAGCTCTTTTTGTCTCATTGTTAAAACCTTATAAAAGGCTACAGATAAGTGGGGTTGAAATAATGCTGCGACAATTGGGGAAAAAGCTTAATATTTCAAAGGTACATCCACATAAATTTAGACGTACATTAGCAACAAAAGCAATAGATAAAGGAATGCCTATAGAACAAGTACAACAATTGTTAGGACATCAAAAAATAGACACTACTTTACAATATGCAATGGTAAGTCAAAATAATGTGAAAATTTCTCATAGGAAGTATATAAGTTGA